The genomic window GGCATTCCACCGTTCGCGGGATTCGCGTGCTCCGGGAAACGCCGGTGCGCCCGCGGCTCGGATCTTGCAGCCTCGAATTCCGGGACGATGTCGTCCCACCATCGGGCGTGGAGCCCGGAAAGGAGCGACATGAAGGAAAAAAATCGAGACGAGAGATCTCGCACCAGCGGAGGAAGCAACAGCGGCAGCCCGAACCGTTCCGGCGAAGCGAGCCGGACCGGGGAATCGAGCCGTTCGGGCCGCAGCGAGCAGTCGACATCGGGCCGCGAGTCCTCTTCGGGCTCGCCGGATCAGGGCTCATCGAGCTCGAAGAAGAAATAGCGGCGACGACAGGGCGGGCCTTCGGGCCCGCCCTTCATCCATCGAAGGAAGGAAGGAAGGAGACCCCGATGAGAACCGAAGACCGGACCCGACGAAGCGTCAGCGAAGAACCCGGCGGCCCCGACCTGACCGGGAAGGAAAAGCAGGACTACGTGGAGCAGGTCGAGGAGTTCGAAGGCCCGGACCGCCGCGAAAAGCGAGGCTCCGACGAGGAGACGGCCCGGGAGCCGGGCGTCGCGCGCTCCTGAGCCCCGGCGTCCCTTTCGAGCCCTCCTAGCCCGCCGCCGAGTGGAGGCTCTCGTGCCTTCGCTCGATCGCGTGCCGGAGCGTTTCCCTCCGGTCCGTCGTGAGTTTCCCCTCGAGATCTCCCAGCACGTCGCGTTCCTCTTCCCGGATGTGCTGCTCGACGTTCTCCCGCAACACGGCGAACACGACGTCGAACCGGCGGTTACCCACCCCGAGGCCCTGGAGCTCGGCGAGGAGGCGCTCGACGATCCGGTGGCTCTCGCCGGCCGCGCTCTCGATCCCGGCCTCCCGCGCGGCGGGGTAGAGCACCTCTTCCTCGAGTCGCTGGTGCGCCTCGATCTCGCCGCGGATCTCGTCGAACAGCATTCGTTTGTCCCGGTGGCTTCGCGGTCCGAGCTCCTCGAAACGGTCGATGAGCGCGCGCACCCGGTCGTGATCCGCGCGGAGAATGGCGAACGGCGTCATGGGGAGCGGGGGACTCCTTCTATCGGCGAAGGGACGCGACCTCGCGGTCGAATCCGGGCAGGATGGCCCGGATGAAGGCGTTCTCGATCGCCTTGCCGATGATCTGCCAGACGCTCTCCCGGGGATTGTCGATCCGCCCCGACAGATCCACGACCGTCGCGACGTCCTTCTTCTTCCTGTTCTCGAGGATCTTCGAAACGCCCGAGACGACCGCTTCGTAGACCTTCTTGCCGAGCGATTTCTTCTCGCCCGGCGCGCCGATCTTCAGGTCGGCGAAGAGCGGCTTCATGTAGCCGGTGAGCGCGCCTTTCCGGACGTGGAGCTCGCTGTAGAACGAGAAGTCCCCCTTCGCGACGTCGAACTTGCCGTAGGCGCGCAGGATGTCGTTCATGGCGGTCATGTCGGTGTGCTCGATCGCCGCGATGAGGTCGAAGTCGGGACCCGCATCCTCGGGGCGGAACGCGGCGGTCGCGTGCGATGCGCCGCTTCCCATGAACCGGCCGGTCAGCGTCGCTTTCGCCGGCCCCTGGCTGAAGTGGTTGGACAGGTTCGACACGTCGACGTTCGTGTTCGAGAGGAACGCGCGGTACGGCGGATTGTGGGCCTTGTTCACGAGGCCGATCTCTCCGTCGCGGATCCGGAGCTTCTGCATCCGGAGCAGCACCGCGGGTTTGTTCGTGACGTTCGACGCCGCCTTCTCGACGGCGGCTTTCTTCGAGTGCTCGTTGCCCGCCGTCGCGGTCGAGTGCACGACGTCGAGCTTCAGCCCCTGGAGGAGCAGATCGTGGACGTCGACGAGCTCCGTCTTCGGGGCATATTCGATCTCGCCGGAGGAGGAGAGCGTTCCTCCCTTGACGACGATGTTCGAGCGCTCGACGATGGGGCGGAAGCGGTCGATCGGAACGTCCCGGATGTCGTACGTGGTGTGGACCCCCGGGAACGGCTCCGAGAGGAAGTCCGCGTGGCCGTCGAGGACCGCACGTCCGCGGTCGAAGATCACCGCCTCCGCGTGGAAGGGGGAGGGGTACACGTGCGCCCGGGAATGGATGTTCCGAATGTTCTCCGCCCGCGCGTTCAGGTGCGCGATGTGAAGCGGACGGCCCGGATCCTCGTCGACGTAGACCACGTCGGCGTCGTTGATACGGAGAAGGTTGATCTTGAGCGGGTAGATCGCTTCGACCGCCTGCTGCCATCCCTCCTCCCGCGCGGGCAACGGGCCCTTCACCTCCGCCCGGAGCTGGGGAAGGTCGACGTGGATGCGGGGCTGGTCGAGCCGGAAGTCCGCGACGACGTGCCCGGTCAGAAGCTCGCGCCATTCGACGCTGGCGTGCAGGGTGGGGATCGTCAGCACGGGGGTCTCCGGGTGCGCGTTCTGACGCACGGTGAGCCCGTGGAGGGTCACCGACATCCCGACCAGCTGGAAATGAAGCCCGGGCAGCCGGACGGAATATCCCTTCAGGCTCTCGTTCATCTTCGCTTCCATGTGGCGGCGCATCGGGGCGTCGACGAAGAACGACGCGACGACCAGGACGATCAGGAGAACGAGGATCGCCGCGAGCACCCACCGGACCGCCCGGGGGACCGCGAGCAGCGCGGTTCGGAGCCCCGATTTCCGGGCTCTTGAACGGGACGGCGGCGGCGCCTCGGGGCGCGCTCGGCTCATGCGGGAAAACGGGCGCAAGGCCCGTGCCACCGCAGTTCCGGAAAGATGGCGCGATTCGTGCGATGGACGGCCTGCGAATGGCCGTTTTCTCCGACGGAAAGGCGCGGGACCCGGAGGCCCGGGGACGGCTGGATGTCAGCGTCTCTTGGGGCACGATCTTCAAGCTGCTCGCGGCGGCCCTGCTCGTCTGGGCGGTGCTCCGCCTGGCGGGGCCGTTCCTCCTGTTCCTCATCTCGCTGCTCCTCGCGGTGACGCTCAATCCCCTCGCGGCGAGGCTCGAGAAGCGCGGCCTCTCGCACGGCGTCGCGGTCGGACTGCTCGCCGCCGCCATGGTCGCGGCGATCGCGCTGTTCGCGTGGCTCGTGATCCCGCCGCTGACGGATCAGGTGCTGCTGCTCCAGAACGACCTCGCGACGCGCCGCGCCGCGATCCAGAAGCGCCTCACCGGGATCCATCCTCTCGTCGCGACGATCGTGATGCAGATCCTCGAGCTGCCGCGTTCGCCCGAGGTCGCCGCGTCGCTCAAGCGCCCGCTTGCCTGGGGGCGGGTCGCCGTGGTGACCGGCACGGCGACCATCCTCGTTCTCGTTCTGACGCTGTACCTGGTCCTGGACGGGCGCCGCTTCTACGCGTGGCTCCTCGCGTACGTGCCGCGCCGATTCCGCCGGCGCATGGCGGTGACGGTTTCCGAGGTCTCGGAGGTGGTCATCGCCTACGTGCAGGGGCAGCTCTTCACGTCGATCGTGTACGGTCTCTACGCGTTCGCGGCCCTCACGATCTTCCGGGTGCCGGCGGCGGTTCCCCTCGCGATCCTGGCGGCGTTCTGCGACGTGATTCCGGTCCTCGGAGTGGTGGTCTCGACCGTGCCGGCGGTGCTCCTCGCGCTCACGGTGTCTCCGATCGCCGCCGCGGCGGTCCTCGCCCTGTATATCCTCTACCACGTGATCGAGAACTACGTCCTGATCCCGAGGGTGTACGGCAAGCGCCTGCGTCTCTCGGGGCTCGCCGTCCTGATCGCCCTCGTCGTCGGAGGGACGCTGCAGGGGATCCTCGGAGCGGTGCTCATCCTTCCGCTCGTCGCGGCGTATCCGATCGTCGAGCGGATCTGGCTGCACGAGTACCTGAGCGACGAGGTCTTGACCGACCACTCGGCGCTCCAGGAAGCGGCGGAGAACGGCTCGGATGCGGCCGTCGACCGCGTGCTCCGCGGCCAGGAGCTTCCGGACCCGGAGGCGCGGTGAAGCCGGCGGCCCGCCGCGTCAAGGAGCCCCTCCCGCCGATGCTCGCGACCCTCGTCGACGCGCCGTTCCGCCGCGCGGGGTGGGTCAACGAGGAGAAATACGACGGCTACCGTGCGCTCGCGTACAAGCGGGGCGCGCGGGTGAGGATCTATTCGCGGAACGCGATCGACCGCACGGCGGATTTCGCCGAGATCGCCGCCGCGCTCGCGAAGCTCGACGGGGACTTCGTCCTCGACGGCGAGATCGTCGCGTTCGACGAGGAGGGCGTTTCGCGGTTCCAGCGGCTGCAGCGCCGCGAGCTCGGCGAGAAGGTCGCCCTCGTCTACGCGATCTTCGACTGCCTGGAGGCGGGAGGGGAGTCGCTCCTCCCCCGGCCGCTCTCGGAGCGCCGGCGGAGGCTCGAGAAGATCGTCCCGACGCGGAGCCGCGTGCTCCGCCGCTCTCGCCGGCTCGCCGCCGACGGCCTCGCGGCGTTCCGGGAGGCGCGGGAGCGCGGCTGGGAGGGGATCGTCAGCAAGAGCGAGGCGTCCGTCTACGAGCCCGGCTCGCGCTCGAGGAACTGGCTCAAGGTGAAGGTCCGGAAGGAGTCGGAATTCGTGATCGGCGGGTGGACGGAGCCCGGCGGGAGCCGCGTCCATTTCGGCGCGCTGCTCGTGGGCCTCTTCGACGGGGACCGGCTCCGGTATGCCGGCAAGGTCGGGACGGGGTACTCGCAAGCGATCCTGGCGGACGTGTCGAAGCGGTTCCGGCCGTCGGACGTGTGTCCGTTTCGCGCGCGTCCGAAGGAGAAGGGCGCCCACTGGGTGAAGCCCGAGCTCGTCGCGCAGATCGGCTTCACCGAGTGGACCGAGGACGGGAAGCTGCGCCACCCGACGTTCCTCGGCCTGCGCTCGGACAAACCCGCGCGGGATCTTCGCTGGAGCGAGCGTGAAACGTAGCGGGGGACGCGCGGAAGCGATGGTGGGGGGAGTCCGGATCACGCATCCGGACAAGGTGTGGTGGCCCGACGACGGCATCACGAAAGGGGACGTCGCGGCGTTCTACGACCGCATCTCGCCGGCCCTCCTTCCGTGGTTGAAGGACCGGCCCCTGACGGCCGAGCGCTGCCCGGAGGGGATGGCGGGCCCCTGCTTCTTCCAGAAGAATTTTCCCGCCGACGGCGGCTTCCCGACGGTCCCGATCCGGGCGGAGAGCACGGGCAAAATCGTGCATTATGTCGTCGGCGGGACGAAGAAGGCGCTCCTCTCGCTCGTCAACCTCGGGTGCATCGCGATCCACGTGATGAACTGCCGCAAGGACGATCTCGATCGACCGGACTGGCTCGCGTTCGACCTCGATCCTTCCTCCGGAACCTTCGCCGACGCGGCCCGCGCCGGACGGCTGCTGAAGGAGGTCCTCGACGAAGAAGGGATCCGTTCCTATCCGAAGACTTCCGGCAGCCGCGGCCTCCACGTCTTCGTCCCCCTCGCCGCGGGAGCGGCGCAGGACGCGACGCGCGCCTTCGCGGCGGAGATCGGCCGCCGCCTCGCCGAGCGGAAGCCGGCGCTCGTCACCGTCGAGATGTCGAAGGCGCGGCGCGGCAAGCGGGTGTTCGCCGACTCGCTGCGGAACGCCTTCGGCCAGACGATCGTCCCGCCCTACTCCGTGCGGCGCCGGCCGAAGGCGCCCGTTTCCGCGCCGCTCGACTGGAGCGAGGTCGATCCGAAGCTCGATCCGGCCGTGTTCGCGCTTCGCACGTTCGAGAAGCGGCTCGCGTCGGCCGATCCCTGGAAGTCGTTCTGGAGATCGCGGCAGAAGCTGCCGCGCGGATGACCGCCGCGGGAGCGCGCTCCGGCGACGCAGGGGCGACGGGACGCGAGGGACGCAT from Thermoanaerobaculia bacterium includes these protein-coding regions:
- the ligD gene encoding non-homologous end-joining DNA ligase, whose product is MKRSGGRAEAMVGGVRITHPDKVWWPDDGITKGDVAAFYDRISPALLPWLKDRPLTAERCPEGMAGPCFFQKNFPADGGFPTVPIRAESTGKIVHYVVGGTKKALLSLVNLGCIAIHVMNCRKDDLDRPDWLAFDLDPSSGTFADAARAGRLLKEVLDEEGIRSYPKTSGSRGLHVFVPLAAGAAQDATRAFAAEIGRRLAERKPALVTVEMSKARRGKRVFADSLRNAFGQTIVPPYSVRRRPKAPVSAPLDWSEVDPKLDPAVFALRTFEKRLASADPWKSFWRSRQKLPRG
- the ligD gene encoding non-homologous end-joining DNA ligase; translation: MKPAARRVKEPLPPMLATLVDAPFRRAGWVNEEKYDGYRALAYKRGARVRIYSRNAIDRTADFAEIAAALAKLDGDFVLDGEIVAFDEEGVSRFQRLQRRELGEKVALVYAIFDCLEAGGESLLPRPLSERRRRLEKIVPTRSRVLRRSRRLAADGLAAFREARERGWEGIVSKSEASVYEPGSRSRNWLKVKVRKESEFVIGGWTEPGGSRVHFGALLVGLFDGDRLRYAGKVGTGYSQAILADVSKRFRPSDVCPFRARPKEKGAHWVKPELVAQIGFTEWTEDGKLRHPTFLGLRSDKPARDLRWSERET
- a CDS encoding hemerythrin domain-containing protein, with the translated sequence MTPFAILRADHDRVRALIDRFEELGPRSHRDKRMLFDEIRGEIEAHQRLEEEVLYPAAREAGIESAAGESHRIVERLLAELQGLGVGNRRFDVVFAVLRENVEQHIREEERDVLGDLEGKLTTDRRETLRHAIERRHESLHSAAG
- a CDS encoding AI-2E family transporter, whose product is MDGLRMAVFSDGKARDPEARGRLDVSVSWGTIFKLLAAALLVWAVLRLAGPFLLFLISLLLAVTLNPLAARLEKRGLSHGVAVGLLAAAMVAAIALFAWLVIPPLTDQVLLLQNDLATRRAAIQKRLTGIHPLVATIVMQILELPRSPEVAASLKRPLAWGRVAVVTGTATILVLVLTLYLVLDGRRFYAWLLAYVPRRFRRRMAVTVSEVSEVVIAYVQGQLFTSIVYGLYAFAALTIFRVPAAVPLAILAAFCDVIPVLGVVVSTVPAVLLALTVSPIAAAAVLALYILYHVIENYVLIPRVYGKRLRLSGLAVLIALVVGGTLQGILGAVLILPLVAAYPIVERIWLHEYLSDEVLTDHSALQEAAENGSDAAVDRVLRGQELPDPEAR
- a CDS encoding DUF748 domain-containing protein — its product is MSRARPEAPPPSRSRARKSGLRTALLAVPRAVRWVLAAILVLLIVLVVASFFVDAPMRRHMEAKMNESLKGYSVRLPGLHFQLVGMSVTLHGLTVRQNAHPETPVLTIPTLHASVEWRELLTGHVVADFRLDQPRIHVDLPQLRAEVKGPLPAREEGWQQAVEAIYPLKINLLRINDADVVYVDEDPGRPLHIAHLNARAENIRNIHSRAHVYPSPFHAEAVIFDRGRAVLDGHADFLSEPFPGVHTTYDIRDVPIDRFRPIVERSNIVVKGGTLSSSGEIEYAPKTELVDVHDLLLQGLKLDVVHSTATAGNEHSKKAAVEKAASNVTNKPAVLLRMQKLRIRDGEIGLVNKAHNPPYRAFLSNTNVDVSNLSNHFSQGPAKATLTGRFMGSGASHATAAFRPEDAGPDFDLIAAIEHTDMTAMNDILRAYGKFDVAKGDFSFYSELHVRKGALTGYMKPLFADLKIGAPGEKKSLGKKVYEAVVSGVSKILENRKKKDVATVVDLSGRIDNPRESVWQIIGKAIENAFIRAILPGFDREVASLRR